The Gemmata palustris genome includes a region encoding these proteins:
- the cas3 gene encoding CRISPR-associated helicase Cas3' codes for MLYFAHSARDDTGALDLESFQFLAQHLHAVAEGAARRATLARPERTDFAAAARLAGLLHDLGKYRPEFQLYIRDDPRYLKGNSLTRHKEAGAAVAFDRGHKAVAFAIAGHHGGIPDGTECLGAVSGPNGRVVAASLRATATRDCPELGAPVPIPPQLPNGLAWDLFTRVTFSCLVDADWSDTGAHEREVKNWPAEPDPPALEPGERLARVEAFIAGRAARPLEPHVKRARAEVLAACLVAAERPSGVFTLTVPTGGGKTLAALAFALKHAARHGLRRIIYVAPYMTILEQNADAIRDALDVGAADPTVFEHYSLADPGDTNANETDLGAAARRAENWDAPVVVTTNVQFFESLFSNKPGRCRKLHNIARSVVVLDECQTLPPGLVAPTCGMLNQLATELGCSVVLCTATQPAFDHDKLAPDERLAVTEIIPPDANLFATLKRVRVRWPKPTDAALGWGEVAGLMRAQKSALCVMNTKKAARAVYDELTTAGAGGAFHLSTGMCPQHRREKLAQVRGRLAAGEPCFVVSTQLIEAGVDVDFPFLLREMAPLESVIQAAGRCNREGKIPHAGGRVVVFRSAGGKMPPDRWYNAGRAKVEQLIREKGDGPQIDDPAAIRDYFARLYHTGNLDAAGVQEMRRTFKFASVAEAYRLIADAGQPVVVRTWGAHRAQIDDLLVELAARPRKSVYRQLAPFQVNLLPAQLVPVGHLLHEHAGRVLVWDGKYDDEVGIVSETADEFIV; via the coding sequence ATGTTGTATTTCGCCCATTCCGCGCGCGACGACACCGGCGCGCTCGATTTGGAATCGTTTCAATTCCTCGCCCAACATCTCCACGCCGTTGCCGAAGGGGCGGCGCGGAGGGCCACTCTCGCTCGGCCCGAACGAACCGACTTTGCCGCCGCCGCCCGTCTTGCCGGACTGCTCCATGACCTCGGCAAGTACCGCCCGGAGTTCCAACTGTACATTCGTGACGATCCGCGGTACCTGAAGGGCAACTCGCTCACCCGCCACAAAGAAGCCGGCGCGGCTGTAGCATTCGACCGCGGGCACAAGGCGGTCGCGTTTGCGATCGCCGGGCACCACGGCGGCATCCCCGACGGGACCGAGTGCTTGGGCGCCGTGAGCGGCCCGAACGGTCGGGTCGTGGCAGCATCACTCCGGGCCACCGCGACCCGGGACTGCCCCGAACTCGGCGCCCCGGTTCCGATCCCGCCCCAGTTACCGAACGGCCTCGCCTGGGACTTGTTCACCCGGGTCACGTTCAGTTGCCTCGTGGACGCCGACTGGAGCGACACCGGGGCACACGAGCGCGAGGTGAAGAACTGGCCCGCCGAGCCCGACCCACCCGCCCTGGAACCGGGGGAGCGCCTCGCGCGGGTCGAGGCGTTCATCGCGGGCCGGGCCGCGCGCCCGCTCGAACCCCACGTCAAGAGGGCCCGAGCCGAGGTTCTGGCGGCGTGCCTGGTCGCCGCGGAACGACCGTCCGGGGTGTTCACGCTGACGGTCCCGACCGGTGGGGGCAAGACGCTCGCGGCCCTCGCGTTCGCGCTGAAACACGCGGCCCGGCACGGGCTCCGACGGATCATCTACGTCGCCCCGTACATGACCATACTCGAACAGAACGCGGACGCGATCCGGGACGCCCTCGACGTGGGTGCCGCGGACCCGACCGTGTTCGAGCACTACAGTTTGGCCGATCCCGGCGACACCAACGCGAACGAGACCGATTTGGGGGCCGCGGCCCGGCGGGCGGAGAACTGGGACGCACCCGTGGTAGTAACCACGAACGTGCAGTTCTTCGAGAGCCTGTTCTCGAACAAACCGGGCCGGTGCCGCAAACTCCACAACATCGCCCGCAGCGTGGTCGTTCTCGACGAGTGTCAGACGCTCCCGCCGGGGCTGGTCGCGCCGACGTGCGGGATGTTGAACCAACTGGCGACCGAACTGGGGTGTTCCGTCGTCCTCTGCACCGCGACGCAGCCCGCGTTCGACCACGACAAACTGGCGCCCGACGAGCGGCTCGCCGTGACGGAAATCATCCCGCCGGACGCGAACCTGTTCGCCACACTGAAGCGGGTGCGGGTCCGATGGCCGAAACCAACGGACGCGGCGCTCGGTTGGGGCGAAGTTGCCGGACTGATGCGGGCACAGAAGTCGGCGCTGTGCGTGATGAACACCAAGAAGGCGGCGCGGGCGGTGTACGACGAACTGACGACGGCCGGTGCCGGCGGTGCGTTCCACCTCTCAACGGGGATGTGCCCTCAACACCGGCGGGAGAAACTGGCACAGGTTCGTGGGCGGTTGGCTGCCGGTGAACCGTGCTTTGTGGTCTCGACACAGTTGATCGAGGCCGGGGTGGACGTGGATTTCCCGTTCCTCCTGCGCGAGATGGCCCCACTCGAATCCGTGATCCAGGCCGCGGGTCGGTGCAACCGCGAAGGGAAAATCCCCCACGCGGGTGGGCGCGTGGTCGTGTTCCGGAGCGCGGGCGGTAAGATGCCGCCGGACCGGTGGTACAACGCGGGCCGGGCCAAGGTCGAACAACTCATCCGCGAGAAGGGTGACGGCCCCCAGATCGACGACCCCGCCGCGATCCGCGATTACTTCGCACGGCTCTACCACACCGGGAACCTGGACGCGGCAGGCGTGCAGGAGATGCGTCGCACGTTCAAGTTCGCGTCGGTCGCGGAGGCGTACCGGCTCATCGCCGACGCCGGCCAACCGGTCGTCGTGAGGACGTGGGGGGCGCACCGGGCACAAATCGACGACCTTCTCGTCGAACTCGCCGCGCGGCCACGGAAATCCGTGTACCGGCAGCTCGCTCCGTTCCAGGTGAACCTGCTCCCGGCGCAGCTCGTTCCGGTCGGGCACCTGCTCCACGAGCACGCGGGCAGGGTGCTGGTCTGGGACGGGAAGTACGACGACGAGGTCGGGATCGTGTCCGAGACGGCCGACGAGTTCATCGTGTAA
- the cas5c gene encoding type I-C CRISPR-associated protein Cas5c, which produces MSPPTVAIKVWGEFALFSRPELSVERMSYPCMTPSAARGVLDAVLFKPQMAWHVRRITVLRPRFPTGFPAQEADRPYRMVAVRRNEIQGTVAPRTVEGWMKKPGSFEPYLVDSAGREGAQGQNRTQRASRLLHHVAYLIEASPQLTPRANRPRTRAEDGEDQGPDTVAKYVAMFNRRVEKGQCFHRPYLGTREFAAHFAPANGGEQALTGWSESLGFVLYDLKYAADGSRRPGFFEARITNGVLHCDTEAHGPNGEPAVTVFGWDDAGGG; this is translated from the coding sequence ATGTCCCCGCCGACCGTTGCGATCAAGGTTTGGGGCGAGTTCGCACTGTTCAGCCGGCCCGAGCTGTCGGTGGAGCGAATGTCGTACCCGTGCATGACCCCGTCCGCCGCGCGCGGGGTGCTGGACGCCGTCCTGTTCAAGCCCCAGATGGCGTGGCACGTGCGCCGGATCACGGTCCTTCGCCCGCGGTTCCCGACCGGGTTCCCGGCCCAAGAGGCCGACCGCCCCTACCGGATGGTCGCGGTCCGGCGCAACGAGATCCAGGGCACCGTCGCCCCGCGCACGGTGGAAGGGTGGATGAAGAAGCCGGGGTCGTTCGAGCCGTACCTCGTGGACTCGGCCGGGCGCGAAGGGGCTCAGGGGCAGAATCGCACCCAGCGGGCGAGTCGGTTGCTCCACCACGTCGCGTACCTGATCGAGGCCAGCCCCCAACTGACCCCTCGAGCGAACCGCCCACGTACTCGGGCCGAGGACGGTGAAGACCAGGGTCCTGACACGGTGGCGAAGTACGTGGCCATGTTCAACCGCCGGGTCGAGAAGGGGCAGTGCTTCCACCGCCCGTACCTCGGGACCCGCGAGTTCGCGGCCCACTTCGCGCCGGCAAACGGGGGCGAGCAAGCGCTCACGGGGTGGTCCGAGTCGCTCGGGTTCGTGTTGTACGACCTGAAGTACGCGGCGGACGGGAGCCGACGACCGGGGTTCTTTGAGGCACGGATCACGAACGGGGTTCTGCATTGTGACACCGAGGCTCACGGGCCGAACGGCGAACCGGCGGTGACGGTGTTCGGGTGGGACGACGCGGGGGGGGGGTAA
- the cas8c gene encoding type I-C CRISPR-associated protein Cas8c/Csd1: MILNRLYELAVREQLLSDPAFEEQAVPFVVQVGAGGTFLGIDGERPRPPKKGESRAERKLSIPRPHGSAASQGFARYFADTLARVLPVVFDAKNAAKDARSRETFWRQIDTAADATDDNALRAVQAFGRQREDKEFAESIRRAVAATGATGAERVTFAYYPDRGPTILDREPVRNWYATHFRRFTAEKQESGPVGFCTITGRSGPLPTSHALALSGVPGGLPTGVKIVSLDKPAFQHHGLDGAANAAIGYEAADGYARGFQWLRARRDHHFVVGGTLFLFWTRRPVDLGDMNALGQADPDQVKRLLEGTGQGKECGPVEDANDFYLLAVSGNAARVVVRDYLERPLGQVRENIRRWFADLRIADTSKQHQGRPNAAFPLWLLANATALEADRVAPDIHARLMCAALTGGPVPDSLLIAAVGRLWAEGHDAFRPPRMGLIKLCLTRKGVPVTETLNADEQHSAYVYGRLLEVFAQIQYAALGDVNANVVDKFYGTFSAAPAMVFGRLVANAQNHLRKIRGEKPGTAVALEQRLMEIRQLLTAAPPPPQFSLQDQGRFALGYYHEKAKRFGQIAEKKAEKVAKAKADAKAE, from the coding sequence ATGATCTTGAACCGGCTCTACGAACTGGCCGTGCGGGAGCAGTTACTCTCGGACCCGGCGTTCGAGGAACAGGCGGTGCCGTTCGTCGTGCAGGTCGGTGCGGGTGGAACGTTCCTCGGCATCGATGGCGAGCGCCCGCGCCCCCCAAAGAAAGGCGAGTCGCGGGCCGAGCGGAAACTCTCGATCCCGCGCCCGCACGGCAGCGCCGCGAGTCAAGGGTTCGCCCGGTACTTTGCTGATACGCTTGCCCGCGTGCTTCCGGTGGTCTTCGACGCCAAGAACGCCGCGAAGGATGCGCGGAGCCGGGAAACCTTTTGGAGACAAATTGACACGGCGGCGGACGCGACCGACGACAACGCTCTACGCGCGGTCCAAGCGTTCGGCCGACAACGTGAGGACAAAGAGTTCGCCGAGAGCATTCGGCGGGCCGTCGCGGCGACCGGGGCCACGGGTGCGGAACGGGTAACATTCGCGTACTACCCGGACCGCGGGCCGACGATCCTAGACCGCGAGCCCGTGCGCAACTGGTACGCAACTCACTTCCGCCGGTTCACCGCCGAGAAACAGGAGAGCGGCCCGGTCGGGTTCTGCACCATCACAGGTCGGTCCGGTCCGCTCCCGACGAGCCACGCGCTGGCACTGTCCGGCGTTCCCGGCGGACTGCCGACGGGGGTGAAGATCGTGAGCCTCGACAAGCCGGCATTCCAACACCACGGGTTGGACGGGGCGGCGAACGCGGCGATCGGGTACGAGGCGGCTGACGGGTACGCCCGCGGGTTCCAGTGGCTCCGGGCACGGCGGGACCACCACTTCGTCGTTGGCGGCACGCTGTTCCTCTTCTGGACCCGACGGCCGGTAGACCTCGGGGACATGAACGCACTCGGGCAGGCGGACCCGGATCAGGTGAAACGGCTGCTCGAAGGTACCGGACAGGGCAAGGAATGCGGCCCCGTTGAGGACGCGAACGACTTCTACCTCTTGGCCGTGTCCGGGAACGCGGCCCGGGTGGTCGTCCGCGACTACCTGGAGCGGCCCCTGGGGCAGGTGCGCGAGAACATCCGTCGGTGGTTCGCGGACCTGCGCATCGCGGACACGTCCAAGCAACACCAGGGCCGGCCGAACGCGGCGTTCCCGCTGTGGCTCCTGGCGAACGCAACGGCCCTCGAAGCCGATCGCGTCGCCCCGGACATACACGCGCGGCTCATGTGCGCCGCCCTGACCGGCGGCCCGGTGCCGGACTCGCTTCTGATCGCGGCCGTGGGGCGGTTGTGGGCCGAAGGCCACGACGCATTTCGCCCCCCCCGGATGGGGCTCATCAAACTGTGTCTCACGCGCAAGGGGGTTCCCGTGACCGAGACGTTGAACGCGGACGAGCAGCACTCGGCCTACGTGTACGGTCGGCTGTTGGAGGTGTTCGCCCAAATCCAGTATGCCGCTCTTGGTGACGTGAACGCGAACGTCGTGGACAAGTTCTACGGCACGTTCAGCGCCGCCCCGGCAATGGTGTTCGGCCGGCTCGTCGCCAACGCCCAGAACCACCTGCGGAAGATCCGCGGGGAGAAACCGGGCACTGCGGTGGCTCTTGAACAGCGCCTCATGGAAATTCGCCAGTTGCTGACGGCCGCTCCCCCGCCGCCACAGTTCTCGCTCCAGGACCAAGGGCGATTTGCCCTCGGGTACTACCACGAGAAGGCGAAACGGTTCGGGCAGATCGCCGAGAAAAAGGCCGAAAAGGTGGCGAAGGCGAAAGCCGATGCCAAGGCCGAGTGA
- the cas7c gene encoding type I-C CRISPR-associated protein Cas7/Csd2 encodes MSVPENAPVGKRYDFVFLFDVQDGNPNGDPDAGNLPRIDPQSLQGLVTDGCLKRKVRNAVAVLGEGKPGNELYFQTQDAVYEKRVLNLQHQRAYDAAGVKEEKDAKKKAANTIVARTWMCANFYDIRAFGAVMTTGVNCGQVRGPVQITFARSVDPIVPLEFSITRKSVTTEEEAKKQSEKDGSITGTMGRKNTVPYGLYQCHGFVNPYLAKDTGFTDADLQLLWAALKGQMWELDRSASRGLMATRGLYVFEHASPLGSAPAHELFARVHVPALGPDRAPRKFEQYAVEVNDTALPTGVTLHRMVG; translated from the coding sequence ATTTCCGTGCCCGAGAACGCCCCAGTCGGCAAGCGGTACGACTTCGTGTTCCTGTTCGACGTGCAGGACGGCAACCCGAACGGCGACCCGGACGCGGGCAACTTGCCCCGCATCGACCCTCAGTCCCTTCAGGGGCTCGTCACCGACGGGTGCTTGAAGCGCAAGGTCCGCAACGCCGTCGCCGTGCTCGGCGAGGGGAAGCCCGGCAACGAACTGTACTTCCAGACCCAGGACGCGGTGTACGAGAAGCGGGTTCTGAACCTCCAGCACCAGCGGGCGTACGATGCGGCCGGGGTCAAGGAGGAGAAGGACGCGAAGAAGAAGGCCGCTAACACCATCGTGGCTCGGACGTGGATGTGCGCGAACTTTTACGACATCCGGGCGTTCGGGGCCGTGATGACGACCGGGGTGAACTGCGGCCAAGTCCGTGGCCCGGTCCAGATCACCTTCGCCCGGTCGGTCGATCCGATCGTTCCGCTCGAGTTCTCGATCACCCGGAAGTCGGTCACTACCGAGGAGGAGGCGAAAAAGCAATCCGAGAAGGACGGGAGCATCACCGGCACGATGGGGCGGAAGAACACGGTCCCGTATGGGTTGTACCAGTGCCACGGGTTCGTGAACCCGTACTTGGCGAAGGACACCGGGTTCACCGACGCCGACCTGCAACTGTTGTGGGCCGCACTCAAGGGGCAAATGTGGGAGCTCGATCGGTCGGCCAGTCGCGGGCTGATGGCGACCCGCGGGTTGTACGTGTTCGAGCACGCCTCGCCCCTGGGCAGCGCCCCGGCACACGAACTGTTCGCCCGGGTCCACGTCCCCGCACTCGGACCCGACCGGGCGCCCCGAAAATTCGAGCAATACGCGGTCGAGGTCAACGACACCGCGCTGCCGACCGGCGTCACCCTGCACCGCATGGTGGGCTGA